In Cucurbita pepo subsp. pepo cultivar mu-cu-16 unplaced genomic scaffold, ASM280686v2 Cp4.1_scaffold000134, whole genome shotgun sequence, the following proteins share a genomic window:
- the LOC111783932 gene encoding heavy metal-associated isoprenylated plant protein 30-like produces the protein MCCSGCERVVKDAIYKLRGVDSVEVNLELEKVTVIGYVDRNKVLKVVRRAGKRAEFWPYPEPPLYFTSATDYFKDTTREFKESYNYYKHGYNVGEKHGAMPMSLRGDDKVSNMFNDDNVDACHVM, from the exons ATGTGCTGCAGTGGTTGTGAACGAGTGGTTAAAGATGCGATCTACAAACTTAGAG GGGTTGACTCGGTCGAGGTGAATTTGGAGCTAGAGAAAGTGACGGTGATTGGGTATGTCGATCGGAACAAGGTGTTGAAGGTGGTTCGAAGGGCGGGGAAGAGGGCGGAGTTTTGGCCTTACCCAGAGCCACCGCTATACTTCACATCAGCGACTGACTACTTTAAAGATACAACTCGTGAGTTTAAAGAGAGCTATAACTATTACAAGCATGGCTATAATGTCGGAGAGAAGCACGGAGCGATGCCAATGTCTCTTCGGGGCGATGACAAAGTGAGCAACATGTTCAATGATGACAATGTGGATGCTTGTCATGTCATGTAA
- the LOC111783977 gene encoding E3 ubiquitin-protein ligase MARCH2, with product DVXHQNNELDLEKQRVGQPSSAFELSTSDVDANTPTPPLTIVVSTSSQEGLLPKKELLSATSSSDEQCRICQQDKEEVLIELGCHCRGGLANAHRTCIDTWFHTKGSNRCEICQVVAANVAPPQSHHGTNYWMWRIDPTYRNQEPQRHCFSPLWLAFTILIGGLLLDVLISITLGVSALPVNIIIGVIVVLGLGTVFRLAVEFVQEWNSTRVSQRVESNVTIGYFPAI from the exons GATGTTNCCCATCAGAACAATGAACTCGACCTTGAGAAGCAGAGAGTGGGTCAGCCATCATCAGCATTCGAGCTATCTACCAGTGATGTTGATGCTAATACACCTACTCCTCCATTGACAATTGTTGTTTCTACTAGCTCTCAAGAGGGATTGTTGCCTAAAAAGGAGCTGTTGTCTGCCACTTCTAGCTCTGATGAGCAGTGCAG AATTTGTCAGCAAGACAAGGAAGAAGTCTTGATAGAACTTGGATGTCATTGTCGAGGTGGTCTCGCAAACGCTCATCGGACTTGCATAGATACTTGGTTTCATACTAAAGGATCGAACAGATGTGAGATATGCCA GGTCGTAGCGGCGAACGTAGCACCTCCACAATCACATCATGGT ACCAACTACTGGATGTGGAGGATCGATCCGACCTACAGAAATCAAGAACCCCAAAGG CACTGCTTCAGTCCACTTTGGCTGGCTTTTACCATCCTCATAGGGGGTCTGCTACTGGACGTTCTTATATCCATCACACTCGGTGTTTCTGCGTTGCCCGTAAATATCATCATCG GAGTTATTGTGGTGCTTGGACTTGGAACTGTGTTTCGACTTGCTGTGGAGTTCGTTCAGGAGTGGAATTCAACGAGAGTATCACAAAGGGTGGAATCAAATGTCACCATTGGGTACTTCCCAGCTATATAG
- the LOC111783931 gene encoding heavy metal-associated isoprenylated plant protein 30-like, producing the protein MATVLPRATFGSVVYSYFLRCFGNSHNHHKSFNRIIFNMPKPKPLSLQTVELKVRMCCSGCERVVKDAIYKLRGVDSVEVNLELEKVTVIGYVDRNKVLKVVRRAGKRAEFWPYPEPPLYFTSATDYFKDTTREFKESYNYYKHGYNVGEKHGAMPMSLRGDDKVSNMFNDDNVDACHVM; encoded by the exons ATGGCTACCGTTCTCCCAAGAGCAACTTTTGGTTCTGTCGTTTATTCGTATTTCCTACGTTGTTTTGGGAATTCCCATAATCATCACAAAAGCTTCAATCGTATCATCTTCAACATGCCAAAGCCAAAACCCCTTTCCTTGCAG ACTGTTGAGCTAAAAGTCAGGATGTGCTGCAGTGGTTGTGAACGAGTGGTTAAAGATGCGATCTACAAACTTAGAG GGGTTGACTCGGTCGAGGTGAATTTGGAGCTAGAGAAAGTGACGGTGATTGGGTATGTCGATCGGAACAAGGTGTTGAAGGTGGTTCGAAGGGCGGGGAAGAGGGCGGAGTTTTGGCCTTACCCAGAGCCACCGCTATACTTCACATCAGCGACTGACTACTTTAAAGATACAACTCGTGAGTTTAAAGAGAGCTATAACTATTACAAGCATGGCTATAATGTCGGAGAGAAGCACGGAGCGATGCCAATGTCTCTTCGGGGCGATGACAAAGTGAGCAACATGTTCAATGATGACAATGTGGATGCTTGTCATGTCATGTAA
- the LOC111783933 gene encoding uncharacterized protein LOC111783933, which produces MMLVSVLAEILEEYTVLLTEVLRQLFHSAPFPRRVRFLILHNLPFANNSSSSSSSSALIYSNRPSGAVA; this is translated from the coding sequence ATGATGCTCGTGTCGGTACTAGCGGAGATTCTGGAGGAGTACACGGTGTTGCTTACGGAGGTGCTCCGGCAGCTCTTCCATTCCGCGCCATTTCCTCGCCGAGTCCGATTTCTCatccttcacaatcttccttTCGCCAAcaactcctcctcctcctcctcctcctctgccTTAATTTACTCCAATCGACCTAGCGGCGCAGTGGCTTAG
- the LOC111783929 gene encoding alpha-L-fucosidase 1-like, with the protein MAEKGHLLSSIFFLTLLHILHFSSPKLQVSTPPPLPILPLPSFSQLKWQQREVIMFLHFGPNTFTDSEWGTGAESPALFNPTSLNAAQWAATAAAAGISLMILTAKHHDGFCLWPSKYTTHSVVRSPWKDGRGDVVKEFVTAAAAHGVDVGLYLSPWDRHDRRYSHDLLYNEYYLAQLQELLKKYGNVREIWFDGAKGQNAPNMSYYFSNWFAMVKELQSSINIFSDAGPDVRWVGNEKGFAGTPCWSTINRTLLAIGAEGISEYLNKGDPKGTHWVPPECDVSIREGWFWHKSESPKSLNELLKIYYNSVGRNCVLLVNVPPNSTGLIAQEDAETLKQFKAAIDTIFTINLAHNCSVKASSQRGGKEGGFGPENVLDSDHLWTYWAPMEADADAAREHWIEIRSQQNQALRFNVIRIQEAIGLGQRIRRHEIYLDGKKIVDESSVGYKRLHRIKTGVVSGYVVRVRITEFRAVPLISSLGLHLDPFWHPTGCDLRE; encoded by the exons ATGGCGGAAAAGGGTCATCTTTTATCctccatcttcttcctcacaTTACTCCATATCCTCCATTTCTCTTCTCCCAAGCTCCAGGTCTCAACACCGCCGCCATTGCCAATCCTCCCACTCCCTTCCTTCTCCCAATTGAAATGGCAACAGAGAGAAGTCATCATGTTCCTCCACTTTGGACCCAACACTTTCACCGACTCCGAATGGGGCACTGGCGCTGAGTCCCCCGCCCTCTTCAATCCCACTTCTCTCAACGCCGCCCAATGGGCCGCCactgccgccgccgccggaaTTTCCCTCATGATTCTCACCGCCAAGCACCACGACGGCTTCTGCCTCTGGCCTTCCAAATACACCACCCACTCTGTCGTCCGCAGCCCTTGGAAGGACGGCAGAGGAGACGTCGTTAAGGAGTTTGTCACCGCCGCCGCTGCCCACGGCGTCGATGTGGGGCTGTATTTGTCGCCGTGGGATCGGCATGATCGGAGATATAGCCATGATTTGCTGTATAATGAGTACTACTTGGCCCAATTACAAGAGCTTCTCAAAAA GTATGGGAATGTGAGGGAGATTTGGTTTGATGGAGCCAAAGGTCAGAATGCTCCAAACATGTCATATTACTTCTCGAACTGGTTTGCAATGGTGAAGGAGTTGCAGAGCTCCATCAACATATTTTCCGATGCTGGGCCGGATGTCCGATGGGTTGGAAACGAGAAAGGGTTTGCAGGGACGCCGTGCTGGTCGACGATCAACCGAACTTTGCTTGCCATAGGAGCAGAAGGCATTTCCGA GTACCTAAACAAAGGTGACCCAAAAGGGACACATTGGGTACCTCCAGAATGTGATGTATCCATAAGAGAGGGATGGTTTTGGCACAAATCAGAGTCCCCAAAAAGCTTAAATgaactcctaaaaatatactataaCTCAGTGGGAAGAAACTGTGTTCTTCTCGTCAATGTGCCTCCCAATTCCACAGGTCTAATAGCCCAAGAAGACGCCGAGACCCTCAAGCAATTCAAGGCAGCCATTGACACAATTTTCACCATTAACTTGGCTCACAATTGCTCAGTCAAAGCCAGTAGCCAAAGGGGAGGCAAAGAGGGAGGGTTTGGGCCTGAAAATGTGTTGGACAGTGACCACTTATGGACTTATTGGGCACCCATGGAAGCTGATGCTGATGCTGCCCGTGAGCATTGGATTGAGATCAGAAGTCAGCAGAATCAAGCGCTGAGATTCAATGTGATAAGGATCCAAGAAGCCATAGGACTTGGTCAGAGGATCAGACGGCATGAGATTTATTTGGATGGAAAGAAGATTGTGGATGAGAGCAGCGTTGGGTATAAGCGGCTGCATAGGATTAAAACTGGAGTGGTTTCTGGTTATGTTGTCAGGGTTAGGATCACTGAGTTTAGGGCTGTCCCTTTGATCTCTTCTTTGGGTCTCCATTTGGACCCTTTTTGGCACCCAACTGGCTGTGACTTAAGAGAATGA
- the LOC111783957 gene encoding B3 domain-containing protein Os03g0120900-like, with protein sequence MNFGLNRHQNHHLEPRNRLDLTMLEPSEPEEEAASSTAVGSDGGDGGVEKEHMFNKVVTPSDVGKLNRLVIPKQHAERFFPLDSSTNDKGLLLNFEDRNGKSWRFRYSYWNSSQSYVMTKGWSRFVKEKRLDAGDTVSFQRGVGEIGRDRLYIDCRRGHRHELPFHHHSPTTASIRPSILVPASATAWGPFVWQPLSATTPRYLPHLQDPTSNRECCPYPYRSVETSGMMFLRTEGRRVAPRLGDQREVEVEVEVEPSGGDGGGGNSMTVVQDTPVKRSRLRLFGVNMEMEDPISLTSDECELLLFSSNSNPKLASSSSNYE encoded by the exons ATGAATTTTGGACTCAATAGACACCAAAATCATCATTTAGAACCCAGAAATAGGCTCGATTTGACGATGTTGGAGCCGTCGGAGCCGGAGGAGGAAGCTGCTAGTTCTACGGCGGTGGGGTCCGACGGTGGCGATGGAGGAGTTGAGAAGGAACACATGTTCAACAAAGTGGTGACGCCGAGTGATGTGGGGAAATTGAACCGGCTAGTGATTCCAAAGCAACACGCTGAGAGATTTTTCCCCTTAGATTCATCAACAAACGACAAGGGTTTGCTCTTAAATTTCGAAGATCGCAACGGCAAATCATGGCGGTTCCGTTACTCCTACTGGAACAGTAGCCAAAGCTACGTTATGACCAAAGGCTGGAGTCGCTTCGTCAAAGAGAAGCGCCTCGACGCCGGTGATACCGTTTCCTTCCAACGTGGGGTTGGTGAAATTGGAAGAGATCGTCTTTACATTGACTGCCGCCGTGGC CACCGCCATGAACTTCCCTTTCACCACCACTCTCCCACCACAGCCAGCATCCGACCAAGCATCCTCGTCCCAGCAAGCGCCACTGCTTGGGGGCCATTCGTGTGGCAGCCACTCAGCGCCACAACACCTCGATACCTCCCCCATCTgcaagatcccacatcgaatAGAGAGTGTTGTCCGTATCCATACCGGAGTGTTGAAACATCTGGAATGATGTTTTTGAGGACAGAGGGAAGAAGGGTAGCCCCAAGATTAGGGGATCAGAgggaggtggaggtggaggtggaggtggagcCGAGTGGCGGCGACGGCGGCGGTGGTAATTCAATGACGGTGGTTCAAGATACTCCAGTGAAGAGATCAAGACTGAGGCTGTTTGGTGTAAACATGGAGATGGAAGATCCAATTTCATTGACTTCTGATGAATGcgaattattattgttttcttcaaattcaaacccCAAATTGGCTTCCTCTTCGTCAAATTACGAGTAA